In one window of Corynebacterium incognita DNA:
- the ligA gene encoding NAD-dependent DNA ligase LigA, translated as MASVTDKTEMSDLQRQWSELADEVRHHRELYYKGEPTIPDADFDALFQQLQALEAEHPELAVPDSPTMEVGAPVDAALPDIEHLERMMSLDNVFDAAELQDWLDRTPAQTYLTELKIDGASIDLVYRDGELATAATRGDGRVGEDITTNAKVIADIPHRLTGTAEYPVPALVEIRGEVYMTPEDFAEINAERAEEGKPTFANPRNSAAGGLRMKNPEDVKKRRLRMVSHGIGAREGFEPASQFDAYKALEAWGLPVSQYTERVHTAVEVQERVSYWADHRHDAVFEMDGLVVKVDDLASQRQLGATSRAPRWAIAYKYPPEEVTTKLIDIQVGVGRTGRVTPYAVMEPVFVSGSTVSMATLHNQTEVKRKGVRIGDTVVIRKAGEIIPEVLGPVAEKRDGTEVEWQFPKDCPSCGTTLAPQKEGDADWRCPNTQSCPAQLSARLEYLAGRGAFDIEALGEKGALDLITSGVLTDESDLFNLTEEELEKSAVYTTKAGKVNASGKKLLKNLDQAKQADLWRVIVALSIRHVGPTAARALASRYGALPALIDAPVEHLAETDGVGSISAQALKDWFAVEWHRNIVDKWAAAGVRMEDDQSDKAPQTLEGLTVVVTGTLENFSRDSAKEAIISRGGKAAGSVSKKTDFVVAGANAGSKAEKAEALGVPILDEDGFTELLEKGPEAVQS; from the coding sequence ATGGCCAGCGTGACTGACAAGACTGAGATGAGCGACCTGCAACGGCAATGGAGCGAGCTAGCGGACGAGGTGCGACACCACCGCGAGCTGTACTACAAGGGTGAGCCCACTATCCCCGACGCAGACTTTGACGCGCTGTTCCAACAACTCCAGGCGTTGGAGGCGGAGCACCCGGAGCTTGCCGTTCCAGATTCGCCGACGATGGAGGTCGGCGCGCCGGTGGACGCCGCGTTGCCGGACATCGAGCACCTTGAACGCATGATGAGCCTGGACAACGTCTTCGACGCTGCCGAACTGCAAGACTGGCTGGATCGCACGCCGGCGCAGACCTATCTCACCGAGCTCAAGATCGACGGTGCGTCCATTGACTTGGTGTATCGCGACGGCGAACTCGCCACCGCGGCAACTCGTGGCGACGGCCGCGTAGGCGAAGACATCACTACCAACGCCAAGGTTATTGCCGACATTCCGCATCGGCTCACCGGCACCGCTGAGTATCCCGTGCCAGCGCTCGTGGAAATTCGGGGCGAGGTGTACATGACGCCGGAGGATTTCGCGGAGATTAACGCCGAGCGCGCGGAGGAGGGCAAGCCGACGTTTGCCAACCCGCGCAACTCGGCCGCCGGTGGCCTGCGGATGAAGAACCCAGAGGACGTCAAGAAGCGGCGCCTGCGCATGGTCAGCCACGGCATCGGCGCCCGGGAGGGCTTCGAGCCGGCATCGCAGTTTGACGCCTACAAAGCATTGGAGGCGTGGGGGCTGCCGGTATCGCAGTACACGGAGCGCGTACACACCGCCGTCGAAGTGCAAGAGCGTGTTAGCTACTGGGCAGATCATCGCCACGATGCTGTGTTTGAGATGGACGGACTGGTGGTGAAGGTCGATGACCTTGCCTCGCAGCGCCAGCTGGGCGCGACGTCGCGTGCCCCGCGGTGGGCGATTGCCTACAAGTACCCGCCGGAGGAGGTCACCACCAAGCTCATCGACATTCAGGTCGGCGTGGGGCGCACCGGGCGCGTGACCCCGTACGCCGTCATGGAGCCGGTGTTCGTGTCCGGTTCCACGGTGTCCATGGCAACGCTGCACAACCAGACAGAGGTCAAGCGCAAGGGCGTACGCATCGGCGACACCGTGGTGATTCGCAAAGCCGGCGAGATCATCCCCGAGGTCTTGGGACCCGTCGCAGAAAAGCGCGACGGCACCGAAGTCGAGTGGCAGTTCCCCAAGGACTGCCCATCGTGCGGCACTACGCTTGCGCCGCAGAAGGAGGGGGACGCGGACTGGCGCTGCCCCAATACCCAATCGTGCCCGGCGCAGCTGTCGGCGCGGTTGGAATACCTCGCCGGACGAGGCGCGTTCGACATTGAAGCGCTAGGGGAGAAGGGAGCCCTCGACCTCATCACGAGCGGCGTCCTTACTGACGAGTCAGATCTCTTCAACCTCACCGAAGAAGAGCTCGAGAAATCGGCGGTGTATACCACCAAGGCCGGTAAGGTCAACGCCTCCGGAAAGAAGCTCCTCAAGAACCTAGACCAGGCAAAACAGGCGGACCTGTGGCGAGTCATCGTGGCTTTGTCTATCCGCCATGTAGGGCCCACCGCCGCGCGTGCTCTGGCATCGCGGTACGGCGCGCTTCCCGCGCTTATCGACGCCCCAGTGGAGCACCTCGCGGAGACCGACGGCGTCGGCAGTATCTCGGCACAGGCGCTTAAAGATTGGTTCGCGGTGGAATGGCACCGCAACATCGTCGACAAATGGGCCGCGGCGGGGGTGCGCATGGAAGACGACCAGTCGGACAAGGCCCCGCAGACCCTCGAGGGACTCACCGTGGTGGTCACTGGAACTTTAGAGAACTTCTCACGAGACAGCGCCAAGGAGGCCATTATCTCCCGCGGCGGGAAGGCGGCGGGATCGGTGTCCAAGAAGACCGACTTTGTCGTGGCGGGCGCCAACGCAGGCTCCAAGGCGGAGAAGGCGGAAGCGCTAGGCGTTCCGATTCTCGACGAGGACGGTTTCACCGAACTCCTTGAGAAAGGACCCGAGGCGGTGCAGTCTTAG
- a CDS encoding amino acid-binding ACT domain protein, giving the protein MSFLIRVLLPDSPGSLGQLADAIGLIDGNIQSVDIVQNFPDGTVMDDMVVALPKGTMADELITAASSVPNVEVDSIRPFVGTIDRRGHIALLARVAQAQSRDDALRTLVDGLPSAMTSTWAIVADSTAPMHRVVSSDAAPTDDGTVPENPKLNSPRTLHRDNDPWVPEPWTLLDSALAVAPVGPDGLVVILGRTGGPDYLASEVEHLGNIGSIVGATLR; this is encoded by the coding sequence ATGTCCTTCCTCATTCGTGTGCTCCTCCCCGACTCGCCTGGCAGCTTAGGCCAGCTTGCCGACGCCATCGGACTCATCGACGGCAATATCCAATCGGTGGACATCGTCCAGAACTTTCCGGACGGCACAGTGATGGATGACATGGTGGTGGCGCTTCCCAAGGGCACCATGGCTGATGAGCTCATCACCGCTGCGAGCTCAGTCCCGAATGTGGAGGTGGACTCCATCCGGCCATTCGTCGGCACCATCGATCGGCGCGGCCACATTGCGCTTCTCGCGCGCGTCGCGCAAGCACAATCGCGTGACGACGCCCTACGTACCCTCGTCGATGGCCTTCCCAGCGCAATGACATCCACCTGGGCGATCGTTGCAGATTCTACCGCCCCGATGCACCGTGTGGTCTCTTCCGACGCCGCACCTACCGACGACGGCACTGTCCCAGAGAACCCAAAACTCAATTCTCCGCGTACCCTGCACCGCGACAACGACCCTTGGGTGCCTGAACCGTGGACCCTTTTGGATTCAGCACTCGCCGTCGCCCCGGTAGGGCCCGACGGCCTAGTAGTCATCCTCGGCCGCACCGGCGGCCCTGACTACTTAGCCTCAGAAGTCGAGCACTTGGGCAACATCGGCTCCATCGTGGGCGCCACGCTGCGCTAA
- the gatC gene encoding Asp-tRNA(Asn)/Glu-tRNA(Gln) amidotransferase subunit GatC, which translates to MSEISRDEVAHLAKLSRLALSEDELTQFASQIEEIVDAVSAVGKVDAAGVEPMSHPHSVNATMRDDVVVPTLTAEQALDQAPAVEENRFVVPQILGGEE; encoded by the coding sequence GTGTCTGAGATTTCGCGGGATGAGGTCGCACACCTCGCCAAGCTCTCCCGCTTGGCGCTGAGTGAAGACGAGCTCACGCAGTTCGCAAGCCAGATTGAAGAGATCGTCGACGCGGTGTCCGCCGTGGGAAAGGTCGATGCCGCAGGCGTCGAACCAATGAGCCACCCGCATTCGGTTAACGCCACCATGCGTGACGACGTCGTGGTTCCTACCCTCACAGCAGAGCAAGCGCTCGACCAGGCACCTGCTGTGGAAGAGAACCGTTTCGTAGTGCCGCAGATTCTCGGAGGGGAAGAATAA
- the gatA gene encoding Asp-tRNA(Asn)/Glu-tRNA(Gln) amidotransferase subunit GatA has product MSNFVVPSEGIVSMTAAELAEKIHSRELTSREVVQAHLDRIAATDEHLGAFLHVGAEEALAAADAVDKALDAGEKPASALAGVPLALKDLLTTTDAPTTAASKMLEGWVSPYDATVTRKLREAGIPILGKTNLDEFAMGSSSENSAFGPSHNPYDVERTPGGSGGGTSAALASGQAPLGIGTDTGGSIRQPAALTNTVGVKPTYGTVSRYGLIAAASSLDQAGPTARTVLDTALLHDVIAGHDPFDATSVDRPVADVVAAAREGANGDLTGVKIGLIKQFERDGWQAGVMEAYHKAVDQMEAQGAETVEVDCPHFDDALAAYYLIMPCEVSSNLARFDGMRYGLRAGDNGSHSADEVMALSRAEGFGPEVKRRIMLGAYALSVGYYDAYYLQAQRVRTLIAQDFAKAFEQVDVLVSPTTPTTAFKLGEKVEDPMAMYNFDLCTLPLNLAGLCGMSVPSGMASDTGLPTGLQIMAPAFADDRLYKVGAAYEAGRK; this is encoded by the coding sequence ATGAGCAATTTCGTTGTGCCCTCCGAGGGTATCGTGTCCATGACCGCCGCAGAGCTGGCGGAGAAGATTCATTCCCGCGAGCTGACCTCTCGCGAGGTCGTGCAGGCGCACCTGGACCGTATCGCCGCCACCGACGAGCACCTCGGCGCATTTCTGCACGTGGGTGCGGAAGAAGCACTGGCTGCTGCGGACGCCGTCGACAAGGCACTCGACGCCGGCGAGAAGCCAGCCTCCGCCTTGGCGGGCGTGCCGCTGGCTCTGAAGGACCTGCTGACCACTACCGACGCCCCGACGACCGCGGCCTCGAAGATGCTCGAAGGCTGGGTATCGCCCTACGACGCAACCGTAACCCGCAAGCTCCGCGAGGCCGGAATTCCTATCCTGGGTAAGACGAATTTGGACGAGTTTGCGATGGGCTCATCCTCGGAAAACTCCGCGTTTGGTCCTTCCCACAACCCTTACGACGTCGAGCGCACCCCGGGCGGCTCCGGTGGTGGTACTTCGGCTGCGCTGGCCTCGGGTCAGGCCCCACTGGGTATCGGAACGGACACCGGCGGCTCTATTCGCCAGCCGGCAGCCTTGACCAACACCGTGGGCGTGAAGCCGACCTACGGCACCGTGTCTCGTTACGGCCTCATTGCTGCTGCCTCCTCCCTAGACCAGGCGGGCCCCACGGCGCGTACCGTCCTGGATACTGCGCTGTTGCACGACGTTATTGCGGGACACGATCCGTTCGACGCCACGAGCGTGGACCGACCAGTGGCAGACGTGGTGGCCGCGGCCCGCGAAGGCGCGAATGGCGACTTGACCGGCGTGAAAATCGGTCTGATCAAGCAGTTCGAGCGCGACGGCTGGCAGGCAGGTGTCATGGAGGCCTACCACAAGGCAGTCGACCAGATGGAGGCTCAAGGTGCTGAAACGGTGGAGGTGGACTGCCCGCATTTTGATGATGCCCTCGCGGCTTATTACCTCATTATGCCGTGTGAGGTGTCTTCGAACCTCGCACGTTTCGATGGCATGCGCTACGGTCTCCGCGCTGGCGATAACGGTAGCCACTCTGCCGATGAGGTGATGGCGCTGTCGCGTGCCGAGGGCTTCGGCCCCGAGGTCAAGCGTCGTATCATGCTGGGCGCCTACGCGCTGTCTGTTGGCTATTACGACGCCTACTACCTTCAGGCGCAGCGCGTGCGTACGCTCATTGCTCAGGATTTTGCGAAGGCGTTTGAGCAGGTCGATGTGCTGGTGTCGCCGACCACCCCGACCACCGCCTTCAAGCTGGGGGAGAAGGTCGAGGATCCGATGGCGATGTACAACTTCGACCTGTGCACACTGCCTCTCAACCTGGCTGGTCTGTGCGGCATGTCCGTGCCGTCCGGAATGGCCAGCGACACGGGACTGCCAACCGGTTTGCAGATCATGGCGCCCGCGTTTGCGGATGACCGCCTGTACAAGGTGGGCGCCGCTTATGAGGCGGGACGGAAATAG
- a CDS encoding ABC transporter ATP-binding protein, which produces MIEVSSLSVVFPDGTQGLRDISLSIKKGEFIALVGPSGSGKTTLLRTIAGFVAPTEGHIKLSGREVSGTPPEKRNLGMVFQQHAVWPHMNVFDNVAYPLKMRGESSATRKCKVEDVLRTVGLEGFGRRKPDSLSGGQRQRVALARAIVADPTVLLLDEALSALDEPLRDSLRRELVSLTRTNNLTTIHVTHDRAEALAIADRVVVLIDGHIRQVASPSELLNRPRDWDVAEFISDATTVPATLNAEGTLTSSELESSWGPGEYELIEQDNSADHTDVVLAALPHTVTVTSAEDPNAIPAQVTSVLFEGQHFSITAKTHNGRMFRGNTTKRPTIGDSIGLHLERPLVYFRPAS; this is translated from the coding sequence ATGATTGAAGTTTCCTCCCTGAGTGTAGTTTTTCCTGACGGAACCCAGGGCCTGCGCGATATTTCCCTTTCCATTAAAAAAGGGGAATTTATCGCGTTGGTCGGGCCATCCGGTTCCGGCAAAACCACATTGCTGCGCACCATCGCTGGTTTTGTTGCCCCGACAGAGGGTCACATCAAACTTTCTGGCCGAGAGGTGTCAGGGACCCCACCGGAAAAGCGAAATTTAGGCATGGTCTTTCAGCAACACGCAGTCTGGCCTCACATGAATGTATTCGATAACGTCGCTTACCCGTTGAAGATGCGAGGCGAATCGTCAGCGACGCGGAAATGCAAAGTCGAGGATGTCCTGCGCACTGTCGGTCTAGAAGGTTTCGGCCGTCGCAAGCCCGACAGCCTCTCGGGAGGGCAACGCCAGCGAGTTGCCCTGGCCCGGGCAATCGTCGCAGACCCAACTGTTTTGCTTCTCGACGAAGCGCTGTCTGCACTAGACGAGCCACTGCGTGACAGCTTACGACGGGAACTCGTGAGCCTCACTCGGACCAACAACCTCACCACAATTCATGTCACGCACGATCGCGCGGAAGCTCTCGCCATTGCAGACAGAGTGGTTGTCCTCATCGACGGTCACATCAGGCAGGTAGCTAGTCCTAGCGAGCTCCTCAATCGCCCACGAGACTGGGACGTCGCCGAATTCATATCGGACGCCACCACCGTTCCTGCCACCCTCAACGCTGAAGGGACTTTAACTTCTTCTGAACTCGAGAGTTCCTGGGGACCGGGGGAATACGAACTCATCGAGCAAGACAATTCTGCCGACCATACCGACGTTGTATTAGCAGCTTTGCCCCACACCGTCACTGTCACTTCCGCGGAAGATCCCAATGCTATTCCAGCGCAAGTGACGTCTGTGCTTTTCGAAGGCCAGCATTTCAGTATTACAGCAAAAACGCATAATGGCCGGATGTTTCGTGGCAACACCACGAAACGTCCGACCATTGGAGACTCTATCGGTCTCCACCTTGAAAGACCCTTAGTCTATTTCCGTCCCGCCTCATAA
- a CDS encoding ABC transporter permease, translating to MRPRIDSTPSSHRFLGLGVWLIVIGLFTVPLSLVVSLALGGNQLPTLLNDGLGNALWNSFYSTIVSALGALVLGALVALVIDRTDVRGRRLLRMLMLSPLLVPPFIGAIAWMQLFGPAQGFNAQREIWNIYGADGVILLLIIHSYPTVYIIVSAALRSIPADLEQAARASGASTVTVIRTITLPLLRPALLSAFTLTAVANLADFGIPALIGSPARFETLATMIYRFMDSGTVDNPLQVVSTIGVVLLVLGIAAVIADYVVALYAASTLQDSGNTLRFKLGSAKTPLTLISWCGALVLTFAPLMGLAYRALLPAPGVKFSADTVTLKNFTEALTNPRVIDGFQNSAFLAVAAGLICGVLGWLIGIVVTRTSLRGNTLMTLQVLLPTALPGLIVGVAWLIFGRYAGLYNTIWVILGAYICAFTALVVQSVRAPLQTSPKALEEAARVSGAGPIRAIFETTGTLAIPAAVSGAVLVAVTAVRELTVSILLIAPGTTTLGVQVFNLQQAGDYNSAAALSLLFTLVGIVALALTLRTSR from the coding sequence GTGCGCCCGCGTATCGATTCAACACCCTCAAGTCACCGTTTTCTAGGGCTAGGCGTTTGGCTTATTGTAATCGGGCTCTTCACGGTTCCCCTTTCGCTTGTTGTCAGCCTGGCCCTAGGAGGAAACCAGCTTCCGACACTCCTCAATGATGGCCTCGGGAATGCTCTGTGGAATTCTTTCTACTCCACGATCGTCTCCGCCCTGGGGGCCCTAGTTCTCGGCGCATTGGTGGCTCTGGTCATTGATCGCACCGACGTCCGCGGTCGGAGACTTCTGCGGATGTTGATGCTTTCCCCACTCCTGGTACCTCCATTCATCGGCGCTATCGCATGGATGCAACTGTTCGGTCCAGCCCAGGGGTTTAATGCGCAGCGCGAAATATGGAACATCTACGGAGCCGACGGGGTAATTCTGCTGCTCATAATTCATTCCTACCCGACGGTGTACATCATCGTCTCCGCTGCCTTGCGGTCGATTCCAGCGGACCTAGAACAAGCAGCTCGAGCTTCTGGTGCGTCAACGGTCACCGTCATTCGCACGATCACCCTCCCCCTGCTTCGCCCAGCACTCCTGTCAGCTTTCACGCTGACGGCAGTTGCGAACCTCGCGGACTTTGGTATTCCTGCCTTGATTGGCTCCCCGGCCCGCTTCGAAACCCTCGCCACGATGATCTATCGCTTCATGGACTCGGGAACTGTAGACAACCCTTTGCAGGTCGTTTCTACAATCGGTGTTGTCCTGCTTGTCTTGGGCATCGCTGCGGTGATCGCCGACTACGTCGTGGCGCTTTACGCTGCGTCCACACTGCAAGATTCCGGGAACACACTTCGATTTAAATTAGGTAGTGCGAAAACTCCCCTGACATTGATTTCATGGTGCGGTGCGCTCGTCCTTACTTTCGCGCCCCTCATGGGGCTCGCCTACCGTGCATTGCTCCCCGCACCAGGCGTGAAGTTTTCCGCCGACACCGTGACGCTGAAGAACTTCACAGAGGCGTTAACAAACCCTCGAGTGATCGATGGTTTCCAAAACTCTGCATTCTTGGCAGTAGCCGCAGGACTGATCTGCGGAGTTCTTGGGTGGCTCATCGGCATTGTGGTGACCCGCACTTCGCTTCGTGGTAACACCTTAATGACTCTCCAGGTGCTGCTTCCTACCGCCTTGCCGGGTCTCATCGTTGGCGTGGCGTGGCTCATTTTCGGACGTTACGCGGGCCTCTACAACACTATCTGGGTGATCCTCGGTGCTTATATTTGCGCCTTCACAGCATTGGTTGTGCAATCCGTGCGCGCCCCTCTCCAGACCAGCCCCAAAGCACTGGAAGAAGCCGCACGAGTCTCAGGAGCGGGCCCTATTCGCGCCATTTTTGAAACAACCGGGACACTCGCAATCCCCGCGGCGGTTTCCGGCGCAGTGCTCGTGGCCGTTACCGCTGTCCGGGAGCTGACTGTTTCTATTCTGCTCATTGCTCCCGGGACAACCACTCTCGGTGTACAAGTATTCAACCTGCAACAGGCCGGCGACTATAACTCCGCGGCAGCTCTATCGTTGCTGTTTACACTCGTTGGCATCGTTGCTCTCGCACTAACATTAAGGACTTCCCGATGA
- a CDS encoding ABC transporter substrate-binding protein: MRRIALTTTLLLATGLAACSEPAADDSAGSGDAQTITVYTSEPEEKVDEINKAFNEKFPDIKVEVYRAGTGDLTARIESEKQSGDVGADVFWAADSATFENYSDDLAELDIETDSLLEEVVDEDEKYVGTRIIPTVIAYNTEKVKEAPTSWEELTDPKYKDKLVMPDPAVSGAAAFNAAVWDEELDGDWMKKLGKNKPMIAKSNGPTSQEVASGSRPVGVVVDYLIRDLKEAGSPVEVSYPKEGVPFVSEPAGIFEDSDAKEAAKKYIEFLISEEGQKLAVEQAYLPVRKDVGTPEGTPKLEEISLMNPDLEKISENKEDAVKKFQDAVK; encoded by the coding sequence ATGCGTCGTATCGCACTGACCACCACTTTGCTTCTGGCCACTGGCTTGGCAGCATGTTCCGAACCCGCTGCGGATGACTCTGCAGGATCCGGAGACGCACAAACTATCACGGTCTATACCTCGGAGCCCGAGGAAAAGGTCGATGAGATCAATAAAGCCTTCAACGAGAAATTTCCGGACATCAAGGTAGAGGTTTACCGCGCTGGCACCGGAGACCTCACCGCCCGTATCGAATCCGAAAAGCAAAGCGGTGATGTCGGGGCCGATGTGTTCTGGGCAGCAGACTCGGCAACGTTCGAAAACTACAGCGATGATCTCGCAGAGCTGGACATCGAAACGGACAGCCTCCTCGAGGAAGTAGTTGACGAGGACGAGAAATACGTTGGTACCCGAATTATCCCAACTGTTATCGCGTATAACACCGAGAAGGTCAAAGAAGCTCCAACCTCTTGGGAAGAATTGACGGATCCGAAGTACAAGGACAAGCTCGTCATGCCTGATCCTGCGGTGTCTGGCGCAGCAGCATTCAACGCTGCGGTGTGGGATGAAGAACTCGACGGCGATTGGATGAAAAAGCTCGGCAAGAACAAGCCAATGATCGCAAAGTCGAACGGCCCAACGTCTCAAGAAGTTGCGTCCGGTTCCCGCCCTGTCGGTGTGGTCGTGGATTACCTAATTCGCGACCTGAAAGAAGCCGGTTCGCCAGTCGAGGTTTCTTATCCAAAGGAAGGCGTCCCCTTCGTTTCTGAACCAGCAGGCATTTTTGAGGACTCAGACGCCAAGGAAGCCGCGAAGAAGTACATTGAATTTCTGATCAGCGAAGAAGGCCAAAAGCTTGCGGTTGAGCAGGCTTACCTCCCAGTGCGCAAGGACGTTGGCACTCCCGAAGGAACGCCAAAACTCGAAGAGATCTCCTTGATGAATCCCGATCTCGAGAAAATCTCTGAGAATAAAGAAGATGCAGTCAAGAAGTTCCAGGACGCCGTAAAGTAA
- a CDS encoding MFS transporter: MNNWRALGALSLGFFVSLLDQSMVAVAIPAIQHEFGTSIGQTLWVSSIYLLAVVIPLLVTGRLGDVLGPKRMFCLGVSVFGAGAILAATAPTIEVLIAARAIQGLGASIQMPQSMAVINRIFPREQRGRALGVWGIVGSLASLAGPLAGGFITDTFGWHGVFWLPLPFAVAAVVLAMAWVPSLPTHARTIDPWSVVWSMAAMGSLVFGIQELWWVALASPIFFLLFLRRRSPDPLVPRELFRDRNYSIGAFSIATMGFMAASMMLPVMVRLQEEMSPDRAGLMMAPMAIVSMAVTPFAGVMVDKYHPRTLSQFGFGVVVLALVLLDVVLHLGTTTWVVVPVGLLGFGQAFIWGTNSATTMRDIPPRLMGAGSGVYNTTRQVGSVVGVAAVSAAMQANVDSIAVIIAVVACGFVAVSFFRDTLKVDLR; encoded by the coding sequence ATGAATAACTGGCGCGCACTAGGAGCCCTGAGTCTCGGCTTCTTTGTTTCTTTGCTTGACCAGTCCATGGTGGCGGTGGCAATCCCGGCGATCCAACACGAATTCGGGACCAGCATCGGACAAACCCTCTGGGTATCGTCCATTTATCTCTTGGCCGTCGTCATTCCTCTTTTGGTGACTGGACGGCTCGGGGATGTTCTCGGGCCAAAGCGCATGTTTTGCTTGGGGGTCAGCGTCTTTGGTGCCGGGGCCATCCTGGCCGCGACCGCCCCGACCATCGAGGTACTCATCGCTGCCCGCGCCATTCAGGGACTCGGCGCCAGCATCCAGATGCCGCAATCGATGGCAGTAATCAACCGCATTTTTCCCCGTGAACAACGCGGGCGGGCATTAGGTGTGTGGGGCATCGTTGGGTCGCTTGCAAGCCTCGCTGGCCCTTTGGCGGGCGGGTTCATAACCGACACCTTTGGGTGGCATGGCGTCTTTTGGTTGCCCTTGCCCTTCGCCGTGGCCGCGGTTGTGCTTGCAATGGCCTGGGTGCCATCTCTGCCCACGCATGCCCGCACCATCGACCCGTGGTCCGTGGTGTGGAGCATGGCGGCCATGGGCAGCCTCGTCTTCGGTATTCAAGAGCTGTGGTGGGTGGCCCTGGCAAGCCCCATCTTCTTCCTTTTGTTCTTGCGTCGCCGCAGCCCGGATCCGCTTGTGCCCCGCGAATTGTTTAGAGACCGGAACTACAGCATCGGCGCCTTCAGCATCGCCACCATGGGATTCATGGCAGCCAGCATGATGCTTCCGGTTATGGTTCGTTTACAAGAGGAAATGAGCCCGGATCGCGCGGGGCTGATGATGGCTCCCATGGCGATAGTGTCCATGGCGGTCACGCCTTTCGCCGGCGTCATGGTTGACAAATATCATCCCCGGACATTGTCCCAGTTTGGTTTTGGCGTGGTCGTCCTCGCCCTGGTGCTTCTCGACGTCGTCTTGCACCTCGGCACGACCACCTGGGTTGTGGTTCCTGTGGGACTGCTCGGTTTCGGCCAGGCCTTTATTTGGGGTACCAACTCCGCGACAACAATGCGCGACATCCCACCACGACTCATGGGAGCGGGCTCCGGTGTCTACAACACCACCCGTCAGGTCGGCTCCGTCGTCGGAGTCGCCGCGGTATCGGCCGCCATGCAGGCGAACGTTGACAGCATCGCCGTGATTATCGCGGTGGTGGCATGTGGATTCGTCGCAGTTTCCTTCTTCCGCGACACATTGAAAGTTGATCTAAGGTAG
- a CDS encoding ATP-dependent 6-phosphofructokinase — MRLATLTSGGDCPGLNAVIRAVVRTANKMDSTVIGYEDGWVGLLEDRRRDLYDDAYIDKILLRGGTILGTGRLHPDKFKAGLDQIKSNLEDAKVDALIAIGGEGTLKGAKWLSDNSVPVIGVPKTIDNDVNATNYTFGFDTAVSVATDAIDRLHTTAESHERILVVEVMGRHVGWIALHAGMAGGAHHTVIPEEPFDVADICKSMERRFQMGEKYGIVVVAEGAMPKEGTMQADEGGIDEFGHKTFTGIGQQIADEIHRRTGYDVRTTVLGHIQRGGTPTAYDRVLATRYGVHATKAALAGDSGKCVSLQGEAISLVDLEDAVGKLKVVPPERYATARALFG, encoded by the coding sequence ATGCGCCTTGCAACTTTGACGTCCGGTGGCGACTGCCCCGGCCTGAATGCTGTTATCCGTGCGGTCGTCCGCACTGCGAACAAAATGGACTCCACCGTCATCGGTTATGAAGATGGCTGGGTAGGGCTCTTGGAGGATCGCCGCCGCGATCTTTATGACGACGCTTATATCGACAAGATTCTTCTCCGTGGCGGAACAATCTTGGGTACTGGTCGTCTGCACCCAGACAAGTTCAAGGCGGGCTTGGACCAGATTAAGTCCAACCTTGAGGACGCAAAAGTCGATGCTCTCATCGCTATTGGCGGCGAAGGAACCCTTAAGGGGGCGAAGTGGCTCTCGGACAACAGTGTTCCGGTAATCGGCGTGCCTAAGACGATTGACAATGACGTCAACGCCACCAACTACACCTTCGGCTTCGACACCGCAGTATCGGTGGCCACCGATGCCATTGACCGACTGCACACCACCGCCGAGTCCCACGAACGCATCCTGGTGGTTGAAGTGATGGGGCGGCACGTGGGCTGGATTGCTTTGCATGCAGGCATGGCGGGTGGCGCGCACCACACGGTTATCCCGGAGGAGCCTTTCGACGTCGCTGATATCTGCAAGTCCATGGAGCGGCGTTTCCAGATGGGTGAAAAATACGGCATCGTCGTTGTCGCGGAAGGCGCCATGCCCAAGGAGGGCACGATGCAAGCCGACGAGGGCGGCATCGACGAGTTCGGTCACAAGACTTTCACGGGCATTGGCCAACAGATAGCTGACGAGATTCATCGCCGCACTGGCTACGACGTGCGAACCACCGTGCTGGGACACATCCAACGCGGCGGTACGCCGACGGCTTACGACCGCGTGCTGGCTACTCGTTACGGCGTCCACGCCACAAAGGCTGCGCTGGCAGGGGATAGCGGCAAGTGTGTTTCCCTCCAGGGTGAGGCGATTTCGTTGGTGGACTTGGAGGACGCCGTCGGCAAGCTCAAAGTGGTTCCGCCTGAGCGCTACGCTACTGCACGCGCCCTGTTTGGCTAG